One window from the genome of Papilio machaon chromosome 6, ilPapMach1.1, whole genome shotgun sequence encodes:
- the LOC106714738 gene encoding odorant receptor 22b-like: MCIKRQQLILWLVDEVESIFGSSMVLQFLVMAWIICMTVYKIIGLKVMSMEFVTMFLYLGCVLLQLFIFCYYGTQLKYESEFVNQSIYESDWPAVSPRLRRPLLIMMERCYRPIAPCIAYIVPMSLDTFISIVKSAYSLYTFLDQS, encoded by the exons ATGTGCATAAAACGTCAACAACTGATTTTATG GTTAGTGGATGAAGTTGAATCAATATTTGGATCATCAATGGTTCTGCAATTCTTAGTCATGGCCTGGATCATCTGTATGAccgtttacaaaataattggc TTGAAGGTAATGTCAATGGAGtttgttacaatgtttttgtatttgggCTGTGTATTGctacaattatttatcttttgctACTACGGAACACAACTTAAATATGAG AGTGAATTTGTGAATCAATCTATCTACGAGTCCGATTGGCCGGCGGTGTCGCCGCGGCTGCGTCGGCCGCTGCTCATCATGATGGAGCGCTGCTACCGGCCAATTGCACCCTGCATAGCATACATCGTTCCCATGTCGCTCGATACTTTTATATCT atagtGAAATCAGCATATTCTTTATACACATTTTTGGACCagagttaa